The sequence TACGCTTGTAATAGTATCATTAAGCTCTTTAAGCACAGGGTTCATTAGCTTCTTTTCTTCCTCACGCAATTCCAACTGAAGATTTTGTACAATTTGAGCCTTCTTTTTTTCATCAGTTTCTTTGTCAAAAGCCGCTTTTGCTGCTTCAGATTTTTTCTTGCTTATAGTATCAAGTTGCTGTTGTGCCTGCTTAAACTTCGCTGATTGCTGAAGTACTGCCATATCATCAACAAAACCGACCTTTTCTTCAGCAGCAAAGGCCGTCATTGAAAATACAAATGTAGCTATAATAGCAAATACAAGAGCTGTAATTCTTTTCATACGAGGTGTCCTCCTAAAATGCATTTCTCTACAACTTCAAAGATTCTATATCTTGCTTTCTTTCTTGTCTAGTATATCCTCTGTTATTTTACAGTTCTGCGCCTGTCTGGCAGTAAGCAATTCTGCCTATTTCCAATTAAGTCTGTTCTTCCTAGCTTTTCTAGAGCCTTTTTCACTGTTGCATAGTTTTCGGGCATCCAGTATTGAAGCAAAGCTCTTTGCATCTTTCGTTCTTCAAAACTTTTAGGCACATAGACACTTGCGTTCGTCATAGGGTCTATGCCCGTATAGTACATACAAGTAGACATTGACCCGGGAGTGGGCGTGAAATTTTGTACTTGCTCAGGCCTGATACCAGTGGATTTAATGTATAAAGCCAATTCCAGTGCATCCTCCAGTGTAGAGCCTGGATGAGACGCCATATAATACGGCACAAGGAATTGTTTTAAGCCCAATTTCTCATTAGTAGCTTGATACTTCATAAAAAATTCTGAAGTTACTTCTTTTGGGGGCTTCTTCATATACCTTAACACATTTTCACTAATATGTTCAGGCGCCACTTTTAACTGTCCACTAACGTGATACTGACACAACTCCTCTAGGAATCCCTGATTTTCATCAGCTAAAATATAATCATAACGAAGCCCGGAACGAACAAATACCTTTTTAATGCCTGGTAGTTTGCGCAACTTCCGTAAAAGAGTGATATAAGCGGAATGATCCGGCTTAAGTTTTTCGCACGGTTTTGGGTAGAGACAGGACTTGTGAATACATGCTCCCCGTTCATTCTGATCTGGACAAGCCACGGTCATAAAGTTTGCAGTGGGGCCGCCAA comes from Synergistaceae bacterium and encodes:
- a CDS encoding OmpH family outer membrane protein; translation: MKRITALVFAIIATFVFSMTAFAAEEKVGFVDDMAVLQQSAKFKQAQQQLDTISKKKSEAAKAAFDKETDEKKKAQIVQNLQLELREEEKKLMNPVLKELNDTITSVAKAKGVTIVLNKALVFYGGIDITQDVITALKR